TTCGGGAAACTGTTTGTTTGGGGAGTTTTGTTTTGGTTAATGAGCTTCTAAAACTTTAATATGGAACAATTTACTCTTTTCGTATTTATTGATAAAAATTAAAAATTCCTATTGAAAAGTAAACGCATTCATATTATAATATGATAAAACGTTTTACTATATTATCATGCATTTAACATAGATTATAGGGGTTAAATATAAGATATTTAAGTATATATAATAAAACGTTTTACTATGTATAGGAGGGGCGAAATGAAAAAACTGTATGGTGTTACTACAGCAATGATAACTCCGATGTATGAAAATGGAGAAATCAACCTAGAAGGCACGAAGGAATTAACGAATTTTTTAATTGATAAGGGTGTTGATTGTCTTTACCCATTAGGAACAACAGGAGAAATGTTTAAGCTTTCGGTATCTGAGAGGAAAAGGGTTGCTGAAGCGGTTATTCAAACAGCGAATAATAGGGTGAATGTTTTTATCCATGTTGGTGCTATGAATCAAAGAGATACAATTGATTTGGCCCAGCATGCATATGAAGCTGGAGCAGATGGTATTGGTGTCGTTACACCTGCATTCTTTAGCGCAAATGATTATGAAATTGAAGAATATTATGCAACAGTTTCAAAGAAACTACCAAGTGATTTCCCTATTTATCTATATAGTATTCCTCAGCTATCAGGAAATGAGTTATCCATCCCAGTTGTAAAAAAATTAGTAGAAAAATATGAAAATATAATAGGAATTAAATATAGTTATCCTGATTTTGTGATGTTAAAAGATTACTTAGCTGTTGGAAATGATGGATTTTCCGCATTAACCGGTGCAGATTCCTTATTCTTACCTGCGTTGGCACTGGGATGTGATGGTGTGGTTTCAGGTGTTTCCTGTGTTTTCCCAGAACCATTTGTTGAGATATACAAAGCTTATCAAAATAAAGAATTAGATAGGGCAAGAGAATTACAAAGACATGCAGACAAGTTAATTACATTATTAAAAGGTGGTTCTAATATGTCTTATTTTAAAAAGGCTATTGAATATAGGGGAATCCAAGCAGGTTCTGTTAAAGCACCTCAATTAGATATCGGCAGTCAGGAGGAAAAAGAACTGATTGAAAAACTCGATGGGTGGAAGTTAAACATTCCTTTGGTAATCCGATAGCCTTTCCGTTATTCTGTATGGAAGAATGATGTTACGGAGGCGGAAGTTAATGAAGAAAATTACGATAAAAGATGTTGCAAAAGATGCAGGAGTTTCCATTAGTACCGTGTCAAAGGTCATCAATAATAAAGGATACATTGGAAAAGACTCACGTGCTAAAGTGGTGGAATCTATAAAACGCTTAGGATATAAAGTAAATGCAAATGCAAGAAGTTTAAAGTCTTCGAAGTCTAATAAGGTTGCGGTTCTCATATCCGATATTTCGAATCCTTATTTAATGTCAATTGCAAAAGAAGTTGAAAAAACGATTCGTGGTTTGGGTTTTCATATGATCCTTGTAAGTCACAGTGATGAAGAAGGAACAGAGAATGCTGCCCTACAAATTATTATAGAACAGCAAGTCGCTGCTATTGTTGTTATTCCTACAGGTGGAAATCAGGATGTGTTCCAAAGTATAAAAAAATCAAATATTCCAGTTATTTCTGTTGATAGGGAAATTGAAAATGTAGAGACTGATTTAATTGTAGACGATAATTATTATGGATCGTTTGAAAGTGTTAGATATCTTTCCGAACTTGGGCACAAACGTATAGGCATTATATATGGACATACAAGAAATTCAATTGGACGAGATAGATACCAAGGAGCCATGGATGCAATAAAACATTTCAATTTAGATTCGGATCTAACATTAATAAAGGAGACGAACTTTAAAGAAGAATTAGCATATAGAGCAACAATGGAATTAATGCGGCTTCCAGATGCTCCTACTGCAATCTATTCTTGTAATAATACTATGACTATAGGAGTTTTAAAAGCATTAAGAGATTATGGTGTTCATATTCCAAATGAAGTCTCTATTATCGCATTTGGGGATCAGAAACAGTGGGAATTATTTGTTCCCAAACTAACTTTAATGACACAACATATAAGTAGAATTGGAATTGAAGCATCTATTATGTTAAAAAATCGCTTAATGTTAGATAAAAGATTTCCTGAAAAAAAGATTGTTATTAGACCAACTTTAGTAGAAGGTCAATCGTGTCGAAAAATTACTTAAATTGGAGGTAAATATCTATGAAAAAGTTTATTTCGTTCTTCTTAATTTCTAGTTTAGTTCTTTTCTTAGCTGCTTGTGGTAATTCAGACAGTAAAGCGGGAAGCTCTGCTGATCAAGAGACAGGTTCAAGTTTTCCTGAAGACCAAATTGAAGTAGTCGTTCCTTTTGCTGCTGGTGGAGCATCTGACTTAGTTTCTCGTACGATTGCAACAGAAATGGAAAAGGAACTTGGTGTACCAGTTGTTATAACAAATAAAACTGGAGGCTCTGGTGCAACTGGTTTACTTTCCGTTAAAGATGCCAACCCAGATGGATACACAATCGGCTATGTACCAGTTGAATTAGCAATGTTGGAAAGTCTGGGATTAGCAGAAATAAGTCCTGAAGATTATGCAGCATTAGGTCAATTAATGACAATCCCTGCTGGAATTATTGTTAGCGGAGATGCTCCTTATAATTCAGTTGAAGAATTTGTTGAACATGCAAAAGAAAATCCTGGAGAAATCAAAATAGGTAACTCAGGTACTGGATCCATTTGGCATATTGCAGCTGCAGCATTTGCTGGAGAAGCGGACATAGAAATTGGACATGTTCCATATGATGGTGCTGCACCAGCTGTAACCGCTTTAATGGGTGGTCATATTGATGCTGTTACAGTTAGTCCATCTGAAGCAATTTCTGGTATTGAAAGTGGGGATCTTAAAGTGCTTGCTGTTATGAGTGAAGAACGTGATGTAAATGCTCCCGATTCTCCTACATTACAGGAATTAGGGTATGATATAAACCTTGGAGGATGGGGTGGTTTTGTTGCTCCAAAGGAAATTCCAGAGGATGTATTAGAAGCATTAAAAGCTGCTTTTGAAACAGCATATAATAGTGATGCATTCCAAAAACTATTAGAAGATAGAGGGATGAACCCTGACTATAAACCAGGAGATGAGTTCCAGGAATTTGCAAAAGATCAATATGATTTCTATAGTGAGTTAATTCCTACAATCGAATTTGAATAAGAATTAAATCTCTTACTTGGTCTGAAGGGAGGAAAGGTTATGAGAGCTGCAAATTTGATGTTTAGTATTGCTATTATCGGGATTTGTGGATTTCTATTTTCAGAAACTTATCAATTCACAACAATGTTTGCTCAAGATGGTATTGGTCCAGCGTTTTTCCCTCGAGTTATATTAGCATTGATTATTATTACACAACTGTTCGAGTTAGTAAAAAGCTTTAGACTAGAAAATAGCCCGATGGTTCCGAAAAGTATGTGGCCAAATTCTATCAGACTAGTGATTTTTATTGCAGTTGTTATATTATTTATTAGTTTATTAGGGGTTGTACCATTTATCATTAATGCTAGTATTTCGTTGTTCTTATTATGTTTAATATTGAGGCTGCCTTTTTTCCCTTCCGTATTAGCATCAGTGGGATTGAGTGTGGTTGTGTACATCATCTTTAAAGAAGGTTTTAATATTATGATTTAGAAAGGGGAGTGGTTTCTTATGGAAATTATTGCTCAGTTATTCGCACCAGGTACTCTGCTGTTTATGCTTATAGGCGGTGTTGTGGGACTATTCATAGGAGCACTTCCCGGATTAAGTGCAACCATGGGTGTCGCAATTCTTACTCCTTTGACATTTTGGTTACCTCCTGAACAGGGGTTAGCAATGCTGATTTCTATTTACTGTGTTGCTATTTTTGCCGGGGGAATTCCTGCAATATTGGTTAATACCCCTGGAACACCGGCATCTATGGTGACCACGTTTGAAGGATATCCATTAACCAAACAAGGTAAAGCCGGTATTGCTTTAGGGATTAATGCTATCTATTCGGGATTAGGTGGAATTATTAGTGTTATCTTTCTAATGCTTCTTGCTC
This region of Oceanobacillus sp. FSL K6-2867 genomic DNA includes:
- a CDS encoding dihydrodipicolinate synthase family protein yields the protein MKKLYGVTTAMITPMYENGEINLEGTKELTNFLIDKGVDCLYPLGTTGEMFKLSVSERKRVAEAVIQTANNRVNVFIHVGAMNQRDTIDLAQHAYEAGADGIGVVTPAFFSANDYEIEEYYATVSKKLPSDFPIYLYSIPQLSGNELSIPVVKKLVEKYENIIGIKYSYPDFVMLKDYLAVGNDGFSALTGADSLFLPALALGCDGVVSGVSCVFPEPFVEIYKAYQNKELDRARELQRHADKLITLLKGGSNMSYFKKAIEYRGIQAGSVKAPQLDIGSQEEKELIEKLDGWKLNIPLVIR
- a CDS encoding LacI family DNA-binding transcriptional regulator, with translation MKKITIKDVAKDAGVSISTVSKVINNKGYIGKDSRAKVVESIKRLGYKVNANARSLKSSKSNKVAVLISDISNPYLMSIAKEVEKTIRGLGFHMILVSHSDEEGTENAALQIIIEQQVAAIVVIPTGGNQDVFQSIKKSNIPVISVDREIENVETDLIVDDNYYGSFESVRYLSELGHKRIGIIYGHTRNSIGRDRYQGAMDAIKHFNLDSDLTLIKETNFKEELAYRATMELMRLPDAPTAIYSCNNTMTIGVLKALRDYGVHIPNEVSIIAFGDQKQWELFVPKLTLMTQHISRIGIEASIMLKNRLMLDKRFPEKKIVIRPTLVEGQSCRKIT
- a CDS encoding tripartite tricarboxylate transporter substrate-binding protein encodes the protein MKKFISFFLISSLVLFLAACGNSDSKAGSSADQETGSSFPEDQIEVVVPFAAGGASDLVSRTIATEMEKELGVPVVITNKTGGSGATGLLSVKDANPDGYTIGYVPVELAMLESLGLAEISPEDYAALGQLMTIPAGIIVSGDAPYNSVEEFVEHAKENPGEIKIGNSGTGSIWHIAAAAFAGEADIEIGHVPYDGAAPAVTALMGGHIDAVTVSPSEAISGIESGDLKVLAVMSEERDVNAPDSPTLQELGYDINLGGWGGFVAPKEIPEDVLEALKAAFETAYNSDAFQKLLEDRGMNPDYKPGDEFQEFAKDQYDFYSELIPTIEFE
- a CDS encoding tripartite tricarboxylate transporter TctB family protein, whose amino-acid sequence is MRAANLMFSIAIIGICGFLFSETYQFTTMFAQDGIGPAFFPRVILALIIITQLFELVKSFRLENSPMVPKSMWPNSIRLVIFIAVVILFISLLGVVPFIINASISLFLLCLILRLPFFPSVLASVGLSVVVYIIFKEGFNIMI